The following coding sequences lie in one Microtus ochrogaster isolate Prairie Vole_2 chromosome 6, MicOch1.0, whole genome shotgun sequence genomic window:
- the Nifk gene encoding MKI67 FHA domain-interacting nucleolar phosphoprotein encodes MAPAQPTLALNPQEDDKFQKVLTQAKQLAKKQKKEEKSLNPGVIFVGHLPAIFSESHLYDYFTQFGTISRFRLSRSKRTGNSRGYGFVEFESEDVAKIVAETMDNYLFGARLLSCKFMPPEKVHEDLFKEWDVPFHQPLFPAVNRYNQKRGHSQLLKMEYRFRKKEKLLRKKLAKKGIDYSFPSLVLPNPKKGASQGTQESKGNQDPTPVCTPTFLERRKSQVTEIDDNKDDEITFKQPVPTVKEEAQDSLKTPTPARSGTKRPRKRKSNQ; translated from the exons ATGGCTCCCGCACAGCCGACACTAGCGCTGAACCCGCAGGAAGACGACAAGTTTCAGAAGGTTCTGACACAAGCCAAACAGCTCGCGAAAAAG caaaagaaggaagaaaaaagtcttAATCCTGGAGTGATCTTTGTGGGCCACCTGCCAGCAATATTTTCTGAAAGTCACCTCTATGATTACTTCACCCAGTTTGGCACCATTAGCAGATTCAGATTGTCCAGGAGTAAACGG ACTGGAAACAGCAGAGGGTATGGTTTTGTGGAGTTTGAGTCTGAGGATGTTGCCAAGATAGTTGCAGAAACAATGGACAACTACCTTTTTGGTGCAAGACTTCTATCGT GTAAATTTATGCCACCAGAGAAAGTCCACGAGGACCTTTTTAAAGAGTGGGACGTTCCCTTTCATCAGCCATTATTCCCGGCAGTGAATCGCTATAATCAGAAACGGGGACATTCGCAACTGTTGAAGATGGAATATCGgttcaggaagaaggaaaaattacTCCGGAAGAAGCTAGCTAAGAAGGGGATCGATTATAGTTTCCCTTCGTTG GTCTTACCTAATCCAAAGAAAGGGGCTTCACAGGGCACTCAGGAGTCCAAGGGTAACCAG GATCCCACACCAGTTTGTACACCAACATTTTTGGAGAGACGAAAATCACAAGTGACCGAAATAGATGACAATAAAGATGATGAAATCACTTTCAAACAGCCCGTGCCCACAGTGAAAGAAGAGGCACAAGACTCATTAAAGACTCCAACACCTGCACGCTCTGGGACAAAGAgaccaagaaaaaggaagagcaaccagtga